The genomic DNA ATGTGAGGCGCGCGCGCCCTCAGCCTCCGACCGCCTTGGCATGCTCCGCAGCCATCTCGTCATCCGCCGCGTTGATGCGCTGGTAGGCGGACCGTGCGGTCATGCGCTCGGCATAGCGGACGAAGACGTCCTTCTTCGGCACGATGCCGAACATCATGGTCCAGCTGAACGCCACGCCCCACAACACGTCGGCGGCCGTCATGCGCTCGCCGAGCAGGTACGGTCCCTTCGACAGCTGCGCTTCGAGCGCACCGAGCATGGTGTCGTAATCCGCATAGGGCGACTGTGTGATCGGCGCCGGCTCGCGCTGCATGAACTTGTCAATCAGCGCCGGCTCGAAGGATGAGCCGTAATAGGCGATCCAGCGCAGGTAAGGACCGCGCAAGGGATCGTT from Bradyrhizobium sp. CCBAU 53351 includes the following:
- a CDS encoding glutathione S-transferase family protein — protein: MTDPNRITLYYSPQSRATGTRVLLEELGAPYDLHVLNMKAGEQRQPAYLAINPLGKVPAIRHGEALVTEQVAITIYLADLFPQAGLTPALNDPLRGPYLRWIAYYGSSFEPALIDKFMQREPAPITQSPYADYDTMLGALEAQLSKGPYLLGERMTAADVLWGVAFSWTMMFGIVPKKDVFVRYAERMTARSAYQRINAADDEMAAEHAKAVGG